A genome region from Myroides fluvii includes the following:
- a CDS encoding helix-turn-helix domain-containing protein produces MELYTIESLFAVIILTILCVVNVFTLVLDGKINPSKENHFDRRRQFTWLILLFSIVELIVFIVQSERIVNHVIVGFLFLFWPSYYFCFIESNKIVNRNKGYIVEFYLSYVLAILTLIEFFIQDLFDIEEEVFLLSFVALLFVSMLYYSFLFLSALKNVPHKKGKPFLLFSCFFILNSSLFVAVFFVNFKWMMTVSLLLFIFVLLFLSLVFLQQYIAKLYAFVPQEHRERFVPLSEATAPRTNDKKEWTKYAKSNVDIQRLQMIKESLAGLPIQYFFDSTLSLTKLAETLETSKYELSYFFSNQLQTNFNQYVNAIRVSKAQQMLTNSQYTELSVKEIGVEVGFSSTTSFYRAFKDLHDLPPLEYRKRETNKEL; encoded by the coding sequence ATGGAATTGTATACGATAGAAAGTCTTTTTGCGGTTATCATCCTTACAATACTGTGTGTAGTTAATGTATTTACTTTGGTTTTAGATGGTAAAATCAATCCTTCAAAAGAAAATCACTTTGATAGAAGGCGACAATTTACTTGGTTAATACTTTTATTTTCAATCGTTGAGTTAATTGTATTTATTGTACAGAGTGAGCGTATTGTCAATCATGTCATTGTGGGATTCCTATTCTTGTTTTGGCCTAGTTATTATTTTTGTTTTATCGAGTCGAACAAAATAGTCAACCGAAATAAAGGATATATAGTTGAGTTTTATTTATCTTATGTCTTAGCTATATTGACTTTGATTGAGTTTTTTATCCAGGATCTTTTTGATATAGAAGAGGAGGTTTTTCTTTTATCCTTCGTGGCTCTCTTGTTTGTCTCTATGTTGTATTATAGTTTTTTATTCCTTTCGGCTTTAAAAAATGTACCTCATAAGAAAGGGAAGCCTTTCCTGTTGTTTAGTTGTTTTTTTATTTTGAATAGCAGTCTGTTCGTAGCCGTTTTTTTTGTTAATTTCAAGTGGATGATGACGGTGAGCTTACTTCTATTTATTTTTGTATTGTTGTTTTTGAGTTTAGTTTTTCTTCAGCAATATATAGCTAAGCTATACGCGTTTGTACCTCAAGAGCATCGTGAACGATTTGTACCCTTGTCCGAGGCTACAGCTCCAAGAACGAATGACAAAAAAGAATGGACTAAATATGCGAAATCAAATGTAGATATTCAACGTTTGCAAATGATAAAAGAATCTTTAGCAGGATTGCCAATTCAGTATTTCTTTGATTCTACCCTTAGTCTAACCAAGTTAGCCGAAACTTTAGAAACGAGTAAGTATGAGTTGAGCTATTTTTTTTCTAACCAGTTACAAACTAATTTTAATCAGTATGTCAATGCAATTCGTGTATCGAAGGCGCAACAAATGTTGACGAATTCCCAGTATACTGAGCTATCCGTAAAAGAAATAGGCGTAGAGGTAGGCTTTAGCTCTACTACCTCTTTTTATCGCGCATTTAAAGATTTACATGATTTACCACCACTAGAATATAGAAAGAGAGAAACAAATAAGGAATTATAG
- a CDS encoding helix-turn-helix domain-containing protein — protein MKKKRNFGILIVLLICTLAQAQVSKSEMLLANILTEVRSKNKERAFFLVDSIYKNETDIHVKVHALFIHAYLYHDEFNIPTSLQYAFQAIDLAEKNKSYKWLSRLYGFVGAEYSRLGLFNEAKLYFDKIETVIPLVPGEHDRNFSYFYYYHLLSAYYYDQKNYNEALLSIQRAESYIAKVGTALIHYNHYMCSLEQDRGINYLELKQYDKAEKAYDKGYEYIRKEEDIEDYLALGYIYAGLAKLYVLQQRPVTANQVLDYYHKGLHIAIVNDNRDLKETCYDYLREYYESIEDWENYSKYNKLYLNERHEKEAFRTKTVNELLEQQQQFKDEITTKNKKYLVVIVSFLVVLLLAPGIYFVIRRKRNKENEAGEESSTAFLQKIVQAKESELAAFFQGLSWYNIPCDEKEKAIIEALLRFEQEKRFTNSALTLEMLAEYCQATTTALAYVFQKHKQVEFKTYLTQLRLLESVKLMRFEKEYRDYKISHLAEVVGFGSHSSFSVEFKKSIGVNPSFFIQYLEKIEKK, from the coding sequence ATGAAGAAAAAAAGAAATTTTGGGATACTTATCGTTCTTCTCATTTGCACCTTGGCACAAGCACAAGTAAGTAAATCAGAAATGCTATTGGCAAATATCCTCACAGAGGTTCGATCGAAAAATAAAGAAAGAGCTTTTTTCTTGGTGGATTCAATTTATAAAAATGAGACTGATATTCATGTGAAAGTACACGCTCTCTTTATACATGCCTATCTTTATCACGATGAATTTAATATTCCAACTTCTTTACAATATGCTTTTCAAGCGATTGATTTAGCAGAAAAAAACAAAAGCTATAAATGGTTGAGCCGTTTGTATGGTTTCGTTGGAGCTGAATACAGTCGTTTGGGTCTTTTTAATGAGGCTAAGTTGTATTTTGATAAGATTGAAACTGTAATTCCACTTGTTCCAGGTGAACATGATCGCAATTTTTCCTATTTTTATTATTATCATTTATTGTCAGCTTATTATTATGATCAAAAAAATTATAATGAAGCTCTATTGAGTATCCAGCGTGCGGAAAGTTATATCGCTAAAGTTGGCACAGCACTTATTCATTATAACCACTATATGTGTTCGCTAGAACAGGATAGAGGAATCAATTACCTAGAACTCAAGCAATATGACAAGGCAGAAAAAGCATATGATAAGGGATATGAATATATCAGGAAGGAGGAGGACATTGAAGATTACCTTGCTTTAGGATATATTTATGCAGGATTAGCAAAACTTTATGTGTTACAACAGCGCCCGGTTACAGCTAATCAAGTTTTAGATTACTATCACAAAGGGTTACATATAGCGATAGTTAATGATAATAGAGATCTCAAGGAAACTTGTTATGATTATTTGAGAGAATATTATGAATCCATTGAGGATTGGGAAAATTATAGCAAGTATAATAAATTGTACTTGAATGAACGACACGAAAAAGAAGCGTTTAGAACAAAAACAGTTAATGAATTATTAGAACAACAGCAACAATTTAAAGATGAAATTACAACTAAAAATAAAAAGTATTTAGTTGTAATTGTTTCATTTTTAGTTGTTTTGTTGTTGGCTCCAGGAATTTATTTCGTTATAAGACGCAAAAGAAATAAGGAGAATGAAGCAGGGGAAGAGTCTTCGACTGCTTTTTTACAAAAAATAGTTCAAGCTAAAGAAAGTGAGTTAGCCGCCTTTTTTCAAGGATTGAGTTGGTATAATATACCTTGTGATGAAAAGGAAAAAGCAATCATAGAAGCTTTGCTTCGCTTTGAGCAAGAAAAGCGTTTTACAAATAGCGCACTTACGTTAGAAATGCTGGCAGAATATTGTCAAGCAACTACAACAGCTCTTGCTTATGTTTTTCAAAAACATAAGCAAGTAGAATTTAAAACCTATCTTACACAATTAAGGCTTTTAGAAAGTGTGAAACTCATGCGTTTTGAAAAAGAATATAGAGACTACAAAATTAGTCACCTAGCAGAGGTTGTGGGGTTTGGTTCTCATAGTAGTTTTTCTGTAGAGTTTAAAAAGAGTATTGGTGTTAATCCTTCTTTTTTTATTCAATACCTTGAAAAAATAGAAAAAAAATAA